In a single window of the Acidobacteriota bacterium genome:
- the metG gene encoding methionine--tRNA ligase — protein sequence MSTFYVTTPIYYANSLPHLGHLYTTIVADVLHRYKEQRGFDVFFLTGTDEHGINIQRAAEAAGRTPQEQVDHISSELKRMFRDFGLDTGSGGYDIFMRTTEPFHYEGVRHLWREIAKGKTPLGNPNIYKGHYRGWFCAPCAAYKLEDEYYTPEGSEIPYCSVHEKPLDNVAEESYFFNLSDYQGYLLDLIENDPKLVQPESRRNEVISFIKRGLQDLSISREKKSVLWGVPVPDDEDHVMYVWLDALSNYITALGYGNDRPNAPGFDKYWENAVHLVGKDILRFHTVYWLSFLKAAGLPLPKTVYAHGMWLDADGRKMGKTLGNVIEVDVLHQHFQTDALRYFCMRDMVFGQDGKFGYENLIERANADLASGLGNLVSRTISMIHKYRDGRVPSGKIAEENYIHARRAGVDPDGQELVSVLNHARDEFVRRFENFEFSQALETLWAVIARIDKMISDAKPWELIKDEKQAETLNAVLYRSSETLRWLSVLLYPVMPGSSAKIYKMLGLSGDVATIDPAGLAWGGLDAGAAIGEAEGIFPRIDKGKIMSEIEQSNEQSAVSDQVKEPIAAANGLVAAKNEGEEKKDSFITIDDFFKVELRVGEIKVAERVPDADKLLRFEVDLGEKKPRQILAGLAEYYEPEKLLGRKVVVVANLKPRKMRGLESQGMICAASLLEEDTPAIATFLEDVKIGARLK from the coding sequence ATGAGCACTTTTTACGTCACAACTCCCATCTATTACGCAAACAGCCTGCCGCATCTTGGGCATTTGTACACGACCATCGTCGCGGACGTATTACACCGGTATAAGGAACAGCGTGGTTTTGACGTATTTTTCCTTACTGGGACCGATGAACACGGTATAAACATTCAGCGGGCCGCCGAAGCGGCAGGAAGAACCCCGCAGGAACAGGTCGATCACATTTCGTCGGAATTGAAGCGGATGTTCCGCGATTTTGGGCTGGACACTGGGAGCGGCGGCTACGACATATTTATGCGTACCACCGAGCCGTTTCATTACGAAGGTGTGCGGCATTTGTGGCGAGAGATAGCGAAAGGGAAGACGCCGCTTGGCAACCCGAATATTTACAAAGGGCATTATCGCGGTTGGTTCTGTGCTCCGTGTGCCGCATACAAGCTTGAGGATGAATATTACACGCCCGAAGGCAGCGAAATTCCGTACTGTTCGGTCCACGAAAAGCCGCTGGATAACGTCGCAGAGGAAAGCTACTTTTTTAACCTTTCGGATTATCAGGGATATCTGCTCGACCTGATCGAAAATGATCCGAAATTAGTTCAACCTGAATCTCGGCGAAATGAGGTTATCTCATTCATAAAAAGAGGGTTACAAGATCTTTCGATAAGCCGGGAAAAGAAGTCGGTCTTGTGGGGCGTGCCGGTTCCTGACGACGAAGATCACGTAATGTACGTGTGGCTCGATGCCTTGTCGAACTACATTACGGCTCTTGGTTACGGGAATGACCGCCCAAATGCTCCGGGATTCGATAAATATTGGGAAAATGCGGTTCATCTTGTCGGAAAGGACATTCTTCGGTTTCACACCGTTTATTGGCTCTCGTTCCTGAAAGCAGCCGGATTACCGCTCCCTAAGACAGTGTATGCTCACGGAATGTGGCTCGATGCGGATGGCCGTAAGATGGGCAAAACGTTAGGTAACGTGATAGAAGTTGATGTATTACATCAACATTTTCAGACCGATGCTCTTCGATATTTTTGTATGCGGGATATGGTTTTTGGCCAGGACGGAAAATTCGGGTATGAAAACCTGATAGAGCGTGCGAATGCGGACCTTGCGAGCGGCCTTGGAAACCTCGTCAGCCGTACCATTTCGATGATCCACAAATACCGAGACGGCCGCGTTCCAAGCGGCAAGATCGCGGAGGAAAATTACATCCACGCCCGCCGTGCGGGTGTGGATCCTGATGGTCAGGAACTTGTTTCCGTTCTGAATCACGCACGCGACGAATTCGTACGTCGATTCGAGAATTTCGAGTTCAGCCAGGCTTTGGAGACCCTTTGGGCGGTGATCGCACGCATCGACAAAATGATCTCTGATGCAAAGCCGTGGGAGCTGATCAAGGACGAGAAGCAGGCCGAAACGCTGAATGCCGTCCTTTACCGCTCATCTGAGACATTGAGATGGCTGTCGGTACTTCTATATCCCGTAATGCCGGGATCATCTGCGAAGATATACAAAATGCTCGGCCTCAGCGGCGACGTTGCGACGATCGATCCCGCAGGTCTTGCCTGGGGCGGGCTCGATGCCGGAGCTGCGATCGGCGAAGCGGAGGGAATTTTTCCGAGAATTGATAAAGGTAAGATTATGAGTGAGATAGAGCAAAGCAACGAGCAATCAGCGGTCAGCGATCAGGTGAAAGAACCCATCGCAGCAGCGAATGGTTTGGTCGCTGCGAAGAATGAGGGCGAAGAAAAGAAAGATAGTTTTATTACGATCGATGATTTCTTCAAGGTCGAGCTCCGAGTGGGCGAGATCAAGGTTGCCGAACGCGTTCCCGATGCCGACAAACTGCTCCGTTTTGAGGTTGATCTTGGTGAAAAGAAACCGCGGCAGATTCTCGCGGGGCTTGCGGAGTATTACGAACCTGAGAAACTGCTCGGGCGAAAGGTGGTAGTAGTCGCCAATCTGAAACCGCGAAAGATGCGGGGTTTGGAGTCGCAGGGAATGATCTGCGCCGCGTCACTGCTTGAGGAAGATACACCGGCGATCGCAACTTTTCTTGAGGATGTGAAGATCGGTGCAAGGTTGAAATAG
- a CDS encoding M28 family peptidase codes for MKKYISVVLLLVFAAGAAFAQDRSSWFDGAKMRERVKRLSADEMEGRGPGNAGSKKAADYIAAQMRSAGVKPGNGKSYFQNVKLVGNKVDPATKLSISKGSDETTSFNFGDDFVATTGAQRDNVSVDAEVVFAGYGIDAPLYNWNDYSGPADDYRGKILLIMVNDPPATATEPNLFGGKALTYYGRWTYKYEEAARRGAAGVILIHTTESAGYGWNVVRTSFGGPRSEIARSAGDKRPFLQLMSWATNDAVDTMLKKAGLDMNELSAAAQKRGFKPVNTGLRAKIDLKATKTEFESPNIVGIVEGSDRRLKNEYVLYTAHWDHLGIGEPDASGDKIYNGAYDNASGVAAVLGIGEALAKLPRNKRPKRSTYILFPTAEEQGLLGAEYFAQNPLIPLNKIAGNVNIDGVNFFGKTDDFSALGVERSALNAIVQPVASERSMTLQGDMRPEQGFFFRSDHFPFAKAGVPAVSLRHGSNFTPALTGVALEFFSNYTAKYYHQPSDQYYDWWDVNAMIQNAELGLAIGWEIGNASTMPRYLETDEFWDADKKRMGK; via the coding sequence ATGAAAAAATACATTTCGGTTGTTTTGTTACTAGTATTTGCGGCCGGTGCCGCTTTTGCCCAGGACCGAAGCTCATGGTTTGATGGTGCAAAAATGCGTGAACGCGTAAAGCGCCTCTCTGCCGATGAGATGGAAGGCCGCGGTCCCGGCAACGCCGGCAGCAAGAAGGCCGCCGATTATATCGCCGCTCAGATGAGATCTGCCGGCGTCAAGCCCGGCAATGGAAAAAGCTATTTTCAGAATGTGAAGCTCGTCGGCAACAAGGTCGATCCTGCGACGAAACTAAGCATCTCTAAAGGCTCCGATGAAACGACATCGTTCAACTTTGGCGATGATTTCGTTGCAACGACAGGTGCCCAGAGAGATAACGTTTCGGTCGATGCCGAGGTGGTCTTCGCGGGCTACGGCATCGACGCTCCGCTTTACAACTGGAATGATTATTCGGGCCCGGCGGACGATTATCGCGGCAAGATCCTTCTTATAATGGTCAACGATCCGCCCGCGACCGCAACAGAACCTAACCTTTTCGGCGGAAAGGCACTGACCTACTACGGCCGTTGGACATATAAGTACGAAGAAGCCGCTCGCCGCGGTGCTGCGGGCGTTATTCTGATCCACACCACCGAATCGGCGGGTTACGGCTGGAACGTGGTCCGAACATCTTTCGGCGGTCCGCGATCTGAGATCGCGAGGAGTGCGGGCGACAAGAGGCCGTTTTTGCAGCTCATGTCATGGGCGACGAATGATGCTGTTGATACTATGCTTAAAAAAGCCGGATTGGATATGAACGAGCTTAGTGCCGCGGCACAGAAACGTGGCTTCAAGCCTGTAAATACCGGCTTGCGGGCGAAGATCGACCTCAAAGCGACCAAGACCGAATTCGAATCGCCAAATATCGTCGGCATCGTCGAGGGAAGCGACAGGCGGCTGAAGAACGAATACGTACTCTACACCGCACATTGGGACCACCTTGGGATCGGAGAGCCCGACGCATCGGGTGACAAGATTTACAACGGTGCTTACGACAATGCTTCAGGTGTGGCGGCGGTGCTTGGCATCGGCGAGGCACTTGCTAAGTTACCGCGAAATAAACGCCCTAAACGCTCGACATACATTCTTTTCCCGACCGCAGAAGAGCAAGGCCTGCTCGGTGCGGAGTATTTCGCACAGAATCCGCTCATTCCGCTGAACAAGATCGCCGGCAACGTTAATATCGACGGGGTCAATTTCTTTGGCAAGACAGATGATTTCTCCGCTCTCGGCGTTGAGCGGTCAGCGCTTAATGCCATCGTTCAGCCGGTTGCATCGGAACGCAGTATGACGCTGCAAGGCGATATGCGGCCGGAACAGGGCTTTTTCTTCCGATCGGACCATTTCCCGTTCGCTAAGGCCGGTGTGCCTGCGGTCTCGCTGCGTCATGGTTCCAATTTCACACCTGCCTTAACAGGTGTCGCGCTCGAATTTTTCAGCAATTACACTGCGAAGTACTACCATCAGCCTTCGGATCAGTATTACGATTGGTGGGATGTGAATGCGATGATCCAGAATGCGGAACTCGGCCTCGCTATCGGTTGGGAAATCGGAAACGCATCGACAATGCCGCGTTATCTCGAAACTGATGAGTTTTGGGATGCAGATAAGAAGAGGATGGGCAAATAG
- the folE gene encoding GTP cyclohydrolase I FolE, with product MARSSKRKLDTRKIADGVRLILEGIGEDPNRDGLKKTPERVADFYAELTEGMWVDPAEHVVPLPGDSHDEMVLVKDISIASVCEHHLAPFTGKCHIAYIPKNGRIIGLSKLARIAEVFSRRLQVQERLTQEIAQTLFNSLDPIGVMVVIEAEHTCMTLRGVKKPGAVTITSAVLGGFRSDPRTRAEAMSLIKG from the coding sequence ATGGCAAGAAGCAGCAAACGAAAGCTCGATACGCGGAAGATCGCTGACGGTGTCAGGCTGATCCTCGAAGGCATCGGCGAAGACCCAAATCGCGACGGGCTAAAGAAAACGCCGGAACGAGTGGCAGATTTTTATGCCGAGCTTACGGAAGGAATGTGGGTCGATCCTGCGGAACATGTAGTTCCTCTGCCGGGCGATTCGCATGACGAAATGGTTCTGGTAAAGGACATTTCGATCGCGTCGGTTTGTGAGCATCATCTTGCACCATTTACCGGCAAATGCCATATCGCCTATATCCCAAAGAACGGCCGAATAATCGGACTTTCAAAATTGGCGCGTATTGCAGAAGTCTTCTCGCGGCGGCTGCAGGTCCAGGAGCGGCTTACACAAGAGATAGCGCAAACGCTTTTTAATAGTCTTGACCCGATAGGAGTGATGGTCGTTATCGAGGCTGAACACACATGCATGACCCTTCGCGGCGTCAAAAAGCCCGGCGCGGTGACCATAACATCGGCCGTTTTAGGCGGATTCCGAAGCGACCCGCGGACGCGTGCCGAGGCGATGTCGCTGATCAAAGGATAG